The segment tatctttcaattttaccctAATTGAAAGGGGGGGGAAAGAGCAATTAGATATAATTTGGGTTTAGAATGGTgcaattgagtaaaaaaaatagtttcatgaccaaaataaaattttaaaaaaatatactactTCAACTcccaataatttataaaaaaaaaatacatagtaaAACCACCTCGTGTCTTAGTTTTCTTTATAACAAAACTAGTTTGTATTCACTGGAGAGTGGAGaccctaattttttaaaaagtataaaaaacttCCATATCTAAGAAaatgttttaaatgttttggcattattattaaagccaaatatataattattaagaattttctttttttcgcaTCTCTTGTTTATCACAATTTAGAAATAGATGCACCTCCAATACTTATCCTCACGACCTGCACCCACCCCAAGCGCTGAGCCATGACATGGAATCATTattaaaagagtaaaaaaatacattaatatacTTTCCCTATTCATATAAACATTCCATAAAAAATTCCCAAATTCTTTTGGAGTGTTAAGGTAATATCATTAAACATGGTCTTACAATCCTAGGAGGATCCTAAATTAGTTATGTTTGACTTAACAATATAAAACCCCACTAGAAACTAAGTTCAATCCTGAATCCACGCACGTGGAGTTCAGATTTCTACGAGGCCCTAATACAGAACAACTGTGTGAAGCAAAACTCAGCCATACGCTTCATATACATCTTAAGTTAGCAAATCAGTGGATAATATTATGGTAGAATACTGGAGCTTCcatttgaaatggcagatccaGTCACAGGACTACTCTGTGCCTGTGGAACTTGGGCATTTCTTGCAAAGAGGAACTGCAGGTGAGGTGGCATACTAGATTGAGATGGGGGTAAGTTAGGTGGTGGTCTTGGGGTTTGAGTTTGTTGGGTAGGCTGAACCATGAACTCTTTAAGAGCAGCAGAATAAGCTCGACCTGAGAGACTTCCACGCATTCGACCTGTTGGTCGCCAATTCTGTTCTGATGCCAAATCCACCAGACCCTCAGTGCCAGAAACCGCTGGCAATGCTCCTCCAGCATTCCCTCTCTGCTCAGTTGCTGGCGCTCTAATCCCATCAGCACTAGTAAGATATGATGCCCCTGCTCCAGATGTTTGAATTTGAACTGGCACAGAAGGTGGCTGTCTAGCCCTCTGGGCAGCAAGCTGAGCAGCAACCATCAACCTACTTTGTTGGCTATTTGTAGCACCTGCTGAGTTGCCAGCCCCAACTTGTGCAGCCCCTTGCTGGGTTTGAGCTGGTGCCAGAGGCAAAGATGATCGGACTACATTTGGGGAGTGGCTCCTTGATTGGGGCACTCGAAGAGGTTGCTGATATAGTAAGTTGGGTGAAGATGCTCTGTGAGCACCAGACAATTGACTCGAACTAGGGAGGGTAGCAGCCTGTTGTTGAGCTGATTGACCATGCATAAATGGATGGTCTTGCAGATTCCAGTTCTGTGAGAGAATTAGACAAACAATAAAGCTGAAAAGGTTATGAAAGAAATCAGAACAAAATGCTCTCAAGCACACAAACATACAGAAGATAAAATCCAAAGCCTCAATTAGCAGACACGGAAGAGGAAACTCAATGGCACATATAAACAATGCAATTTGTCAACCTGTTTGGTCAAGCAGACAACAAATTAAATGAACTTGTGGTCTGATAATGCCAGCTCAGTTCTATTGTGGCAGGCACATGCTTTGCCATATATAAACATGTAATGAAGTATGGAAGGCAACAGAAGCATATCTGACCTGCGCAGAAGAGTTATGCTGCGAAGAAGATGAATTCGTGTTAAGGGATCTTGCAAATTGCTGCTGCCTGTCCATATTACCAGAGACTGAGCTAAGACCATTTGCAGCTTCTGGTAGAGTACCATGAGAAGAAAGGGAGGCCCCACTGGAAATTGCAGGATTTGGAGTTCTTGTTCTTTGTTGTGGAGCTGGTGTTTGAGGTCGAGCTGGGAGGGCCTGAACTGCTATTGGAGACCTGTTGGCATGATATATTGGTGGCAATGTACCATACTCGCCATTGGCAACTGAAGGCAATGTACCATACTCACCATTGGCAACTGAATTCACAAAGTTTTGCTGCAGCGACTGTAAATAACTTGAAGCAGATAGCTGATTATGCATCACTGAGGAGGTGGTGGTATTCCCGTAACCCCCAACATCACAGTTAAGTGCAGGAGAAACCGAATCAGTTATCACAGGAGATGTCATAAAAGTGGTAGTAGAGGGCTCAGAGAAGCCATTCACCATTTGTGCATCTGATGCAGAACTGGACCAGTAAGGACTGGACCAAAATTCATCCGCTAGAGTAGAAAAGTTTCGACTAGGTGCATTTGCATTAATCAATTGTGATGGCATGGTTGGAATTGGATTAGTGTCAACAGGATGGTTTTGAAGAGTAGCCAGAAAAGGTTTCCTGTCTTCAGCATCAATATTGTCCTCGCCATTtatctcatcatcatcatctactGTGAGATCCATAACCATGGGAAGGGCTCTCGTGGAAGTCATAGATTCTACCTGCTCCGGCATGCCCTTCTCACAATGCAAAGTCCTTTCTTGTGTCTGATCTACTTTATTGTCACTTTCTGAGATGGCCTTCAATGATCCATCAGCGGAGATAATAACATCACTGCAATGGTCTCCCACTTCTCTCAGAACCTACagaacaaaccaaaataataataataataataataataataatcataagaGAGAAAAACGTGTGAGGTTTATTAATGAAGGATAAGCATATAGCAGTTCCAACCCCACAACTTGCCTTAACCATGTTTTGATCAACTCGAATATCTGTGTAGCAGACATGCTGATTACAATGTGGACAGCGCCAAGATGGTCTTCTTGTATTTATATCGATGAAGTTACTAAAATCAAAACACTAAGGCACATAGAAAGCAGTGAGCAaggaaaatattcaaaaaacaaggaaaacatGAAATAGCAACAATTGAAAATGACAAGTCAGTGGACATTAAAAGCAACCATGTCTTAAATTCTATAACAATTCTGAAGACCACATATCATGCAAATTGGAGTATTGTGGAGATGAtctatattaatttttccataATATTGCGTAGTTACTTAGTCCTCTATAAAATTACtagaataatctaaaatattctGCCTAGTTTCGAAATTATGCTCCAACTTCCCAGAAACAGTTTTGTAGCAAAGTAAGCATTTTTACACCTTAAACAAGGTTTTCCAAGCAAATAAAAACAGTACATTTTAGCTTGTACAGTTTAGCCAAATGCTATAACGCAGACGACTAGGGATTTGCATAACCTTGTATCACAGTGCTCCAGGGTCCCATAATGATACAAGTTGGGGATGCTGAGAAATCACAGCCTTACTTGAAACAATACCAAGTGTTCCAAACACTAATACCCATCATGCTGTTATGTTGACAATGCAAATGAGACAACTATTTGCAACAAGCATCAGCGATCAACAGTTGATAATAGATAGTTTGCTCACCTGAAGATGTCTGCATGAATGCCCTTTGACGGGAGTTCTGATTCGTGTGTAGCTGTATGAGATGAAAAATCAGTCGATCAGGACACGGGTAATTTTTGGCCACTAAAGACAAACAGAAACATGCTGCCATAATGACTTGTACCTGATTTgtcattcataaaaaaacaagacataATAACAAACCCAAAATCTATTTAGCAGTAACTTACACTTTACTTTAATTAAGATTCACACAAGTTAAACCATCACTTCTCTCAATAACTTAAATCAATCTTAATACTAGCAAGTTACAACAAATCGCTTCAAATTCTCCCAGTGAGAGAAAACATCTAAAGTAACCACAAACTTTTATTCAGAGAagcagaaaaagaaattatcacTGCATTTATCACAAGCAAAAGTACCATAGCATACCTTATGGGACAATTAAGAGAGATACGTGATGGTCCCTCAATTATGTCAGAATCTAAGACAGAATAAGAAGAGACAACAAATGAAAGATCAAATaacaccacaaaaacaaacaattgtaAAACCATTCtagaccaaaaagaaaaattaatatcttctgttttcttttttccactatCAGCATACCTGGATCTAGTTCAGCTGCACAAGGGTGAACGTAATCTTGTAGGACAGGAGTTTCAGGTTTTGGTTCCACACTCATGAAAGCGACAGCTATAACATAATGGCCTAGAAAGCTACAATGTCAGACAAAGGTCACTCTAATAAACCATGAACTTTCAAGAAATAGGACTTGTGCTCGAGCATACCCTTAAACTGGCCAACAGCTTGAAGAAGATTTGTTCCATATTTAAGCATTCCAGTAACGTTGGTTGGCATCTGTGGTCCGGTATCctgatttgaaaagaaaaatcatcataaaGCTATCAAATCCAGCTACTGCATATGTCAAAATCCAAAATGTTTAAGAGGAATTACACTAACCATTATAACATTAGTTCTCCTCTCTACTCCCTTTCCGTTTAAAAGAAAGCTAAAAGGGTTTAATAGAAAAGGTTATCAGAATTTAATAAAGCAACAGAAACTaacaaagaagcaaaaaaatgatGCATACTTCACTTCTTGCGGAGTTACAATACAGGTAGATGTCTCTGTATTATCTGTCTGTGCTACAAATAACCACTGCAAGCCACAGGATACAACAAAATAGGAGTGAGAAGTTGAATGAATTTGACGATCAAACATTCCATTCTGAGAGTGAAAGTACTAAAGCAACAGTAACAgtgcaaataaataataataacagcatGTAATTAACTCAGTCAGGATCAGTTGCCATTTACTTAATATGGTTTTGACTTTTGACATTCCCCAGCTGGGGTTAACTTGCAGCATGCTAATACTGAGGGTAGACATTTACCAATTTATGGCTGAAATCTATTTTGCATGGTCCTGGTGACCCTGGACAAAGCAGAGATACAAATGTCTACATTGCCTAAAGCTCAATTGTTAAGTCACGTGATATTTGGGAACCTTCTTCCCTCAATTCAACTTGCCTGAGGTTCCCCGAGTTGGGTATTCCAACAAGACAAAGTATCACCCATGGAACAGAGGATTGAAACTATAGAGCACCAAGAACAAAGGCCAAATTGCACATAGAAGGTGAGATGCTTTGACTAATTTAGATAAGCCAACAAAATAAGAGTCGGCATCAATCAGACCACAAATCAAAATGGCAATTAAGTCAAACAGAAAAGAGGTTTCCAGCAGACAAGCCAGTAGTCACGTAATAAGCCATTCATTAAGCAGAAACATTCACAACTTGAGCAAATAGGGCACTAATGCAGAGACAGAGCAAATTCTAAATAGAATATATGTAAATTAAGAAGATCAGATGCATATTCAATTTAAATCCCACTCATCCCCAATATTACAATGCAAACTCACCTTAGACCAGTAAAAAGTTTTAAACAAAGTAAAGAATGCTTACTATTTTGTCCTCGGTCGAATTTCTTGTCGTCTTTGAAATATGAAAATCAATCACGTGTGCACCAAATCCAGGCTACAACACacataacaaaaagaaagaaaacatcaacaaaagcATTTTTCAGCTGCTGAAGATATAAAAGAAAACGGGAAAGAAACTACCTTGACTTCTAGAGAAACAATTATCTGACCCATCTTCATTAGTGGATAGAACCTGCGAGagaaagggggggggggggatttcaAATATTATCTCAAGACATTCAAAGCtgaaaaattcaaagcaaaGGCCATCTTGATAGATTTCATATGATTCCCCCTCAACCATCCTAACAATTCAATCGGCACAGCAACTATAGAGCCCATTTGGTGGCTAAAACCAGGGGCACATCTTGACAAATGTTGTGAAATGCAAGCCAAAATTCCATCTCTACCACTTTTATACTAGATTTTCTATAAAGGATGCCAAAATTTCTAGCTATGATTCCTTTATAATCATTCTActtcacattttatttttgcacATGAAATTCTCATTTATTGAAGTTACCAAGCAGGCCAAAGttggcaagaaaaaaataatataggatCAACCATCAATAGTGAGAGCTCATAAAATGTTAAATGCCTTCATAAAGATCATGGGAAAGTCATTTCATGTGGTGTGttgatctcataaaaaaatgtcaaaCACGAAAGTCAAAAATCATTAAGCAGAAATTACTTGTAAAACTGGAATTGGAAAACTCATTATGAAAAGGTTGtaaaacagaaaaggaaaaggaaaagaagaggaaTTACAAAACCTTTTACCTGGACATGATTGTTGGGATAATGGAAAGAGAATCAGTTGTCCCAGCATTAATATCTCCAGGAGTGCAAAAGACTTTCCCTATCTGAAACAGGCAGTGGAAGATGATAATTAGCAA is part of the Populus nigra chromosome 8, ddPopNigr1.1, whole genome shotgun sequence genome and harbors:
- the LOC133701697 gene encoding E4 SUMO-protein ligase PIAL1-like, with translation MVGMMAGTMMPPPQAAEGVAIRAAGQQMSASLANSFRVHAVAERLSLHIQPGFDSNPTEFFGLCLSLARGIDFAVANNETLLKAQELPFLLKQVCQRKNDVFLQAAIMVLMASVKNACMVGWFQEKETQELVTLATEIGKVFCTPGDINAGTTDSLSIIPTIMSRFYPLMKMGQIIVSLEVKPGFGAHVIDFHISKTTRNSTEDKIWLFVAQTDNTETSTCIVTPQEVNFLLNGKGVERRTNVIMDTGPQMPTNVTGMLKYGTNLLQAVGQFKGHYVIAVAFMSVEPKPETPVLQDYVHPCAAELDPDSDIIEGPSRISLNCPISYTRIRTPVKGHSCRHLQCFDFSNFIDINTRRPSWRCPHCNQHVCYTDIRVDQNMVKVLREVGDHCSDVIISADGSLKAISESDNKVDQTQERTLHCEKGMPEQVESMTSTRALPMVMDLTVDDDDEINGEDNIDAEDRKPFLATLQNHPVDTNPIPTMPSQLINANAPSRNFSTLADEFWSSPYWSSSASDAQMVNGFSEPSTTTFMTSPVITDSVSPALNCDVGGYGNTTTSSVMHNQLSASSYLQSLQQNFVNSVANGEYGTLPSVANGEYGTLPPIYHANRSPIAVQALPARPQTPAPQQRTRTPNPAISSGASLSSHGTLPEAANGLSSVSGNMDRQQQFARSLNTNSSSSQHNSSAQNWNLQDHPFMHGQSAQQQAATLPSSSQLSGAHRASSPNLLYQQPLRVPQSRSHSPNVVRSSLPLAPAQTQQGAAQVGAGNSAGATNSQQSRLMVAAQLAAQRARQPPSVPVQIQTSGAGASYLTSADGIRAPATEQRGNAGGALPAVSGTEGLVDLASEQNWRPTGRMRGSLSGRAYSAALKEFMVQPTQQTQTPRPPPNLPPSQSSMPPHLQFLFARNAQVPQAQSSPVTGSAISNGSSSILP